ttcaaaaacccaaatacccgcCCATTTACTGTTAtgaatagggataaaattatcatttaactaaaaaattaaaaaaataaaatactatcattttttccccactcaaggtttgaaaaattgccatttcccccctagggtttcattcctTCTCTAACGACATTCTCCGGCTGGCCTTTCGTCTAATGGCGCTCTCTCTAACCTCCATAACAAAGACGCGATCATGAAAAGGCCACGAAGATGACAATTGGAAGTGACAACTTCGAAATCCGTCACGCAATGGATCGTCTGGAAGCAACGTTTGACGCCAACGATCTTCAACCAAGATTCAGGGTTTTAGACTAGGAGGAAGAGAGAAgttggaagggagagagaacgCGACCAAAGACGATGAACTTTGTTGTCTCTGgtgatagtttcaaaaccctaagggaaaaaaattatttttcaaaccttcatAGAAGGAAATCAGATTTATAAACTTGggggaaataaattattttttattttttatgaaatgataattttactcctaTTCATAACAGTaaatgggtgggtatttgagtttttgaaagttaacgggtgaaaattttcccttttattaaaccttgggtgggatattgttctttggcctttaattaaattactcttTATATTTTGCATATACATCACATATAATGTTTTGACATATACACTCACCCAAAATCAATTTCGCATGAACAAGGGCAGACAACCAAAATGTATTAGAGAATTTATTTGCCTAGAAATAAAAAGAGATTATGAAGTTACACTGAATATGCAACTAGCTATATGATTTGCACATAATATCTAGTCACATTAGTTACACGAAACTCTATAATATTATACAGATAGAAACTCTTCGATCCATAAATAGTGAGAAATagacaattatttatttttcttaataataaaatttgtttaaattcatTGTATCAGTGGTTTAATATTCAACTATGTAAATacttacatatataatattcctttttatcttatatatgtaatatttacatatataaaatagatatatattttctatctattttatatatttatattatgtcataaaaaactataattcaattaattttattcaataatatatatttaaaagttgatgattttaacaaattcaaactaaaatcaaattcgattaaatcatatttttttagtttaatttaatttaacaatgctcgaaacaattttttaaactaaaatccAGACTGGACATACCCGCAAGCAAGTTGGACTATGCCTTCCATTtgcttaaatataatattattaatggcCCACTTCGTATCTTAAGCTATAATTCTCTACAAAACTTAAGAACATTGCAAAATCCTGAGCTAAACTTTGTTCCCCAGTTTTCAACAATGAATATCTTGAAATAGAATTCCTGAcgattctaattttttttccttttttttaatcttacaATTTGAAGAAGACTATATAGACCAAAAGATTCCACGAAAATATGGGGGAAGATAATAAAACAGTGACTTGGTAGGTGAACTCACCACAGAAACTCACACAAACATTGTTTTGTTGCTCACTCTTCTTATTCACACAACATTTATTTTctgtttctctttttatttaccATACCCATTTCAGATTCAGTAGGTTTGAATCTTTTGCAGTTGGTTCATCAAACTATTTAATCTCTCTCGAGGAGCTCTATGTATTGCTTCTAACTTGTGCAGAAAGTAATCTGAAACATTACTTTTTAACCAATTGTACTTTCATATCCATAAATCCAACATCAATGCTTTCAGTGACATAACAGCCAGGACCTGGAAAATAATACCATACATTGTTGTGTCAAACATGAAGCTCGCGGTCACTCTCATGATTCTGATTGCCACCCTTTTGGGGGTTGCCATTGATGGGTACCATTGCAAAGTTGTTCAGTTCATCTTTGGTGACTCCCTTTCAGATACTGGTAACAACAGGTACCTCTCCAGGAGTCTTGCTAATGCAAACCTGCCCTGGTATGGTATTGATTTCGGCAATGGACTGCCCAATGGCAGGTTCACCAATGGCCGCACTGTTGCTGATATAATAGGTAAATTTCTATGTTCAACACGTCGCATTTGACTTGCAGATGTTTAATCTTTCGATAATCTGTTATTCAGGTGACATGACTGGTACCCCAAGAGCGCCTGCATTTATGGATCCATCTTTAACTGAAGATATCATATTGGAGAATGGAGTGAATTATGCCTCTGGTGGTGCTGGGATTTTAAATGAAACTGGGGGTTACTTTGTAAGTTTCAGTCCTGTGTCATCATACTTCATTTTTACTCCATAGAttactaaaatttataacttttttttactcCATAGAttactaaaatttataacttCTTGCAGATTCAGAGGTTGCCACTCTACAAGCAAATTGAGCTATTTCAAGGGACACAAGAACTTATTAGAAGCAAAATTGGCAACCAAGAAACAGAAAAGTTCTTTCAAGAGGCCCGGTATGTGGTTGCTTTAGGAAGCAATGACTTCATCAACAATTACTTAACAGGGGTTAACGGTGATTCCTGGAATTACAATGATCGTAGTTTTGTTAACTACTTAATGGAGACACTTGAAACACAACTCAAGGTAAATTCACCTAGAAGGTGcaaccctttttcttttttttttcggtttctCTAAGATTTTATGTTTCTGAATGGAGAATATTCTTCTTTATAGATATTGCATAAGTTGGGTGCTCGGCAATTGATGGTGTTCGGGCTAGGACCGATGGGTTGCATTCCACTCCAAAGGGTTCTAACTACAGATGGCAGCTGCCAGGAGAAAACCAACAAACTAGCTATCAGCTTCAATCAAGCTGCAAGCAAGTTATTAGATAATCTTTCAACCAAACTTGTCAATGCAAGCTTCAAATTCGGAGACGCTTATGATGTTGTCAATGATGTTATCACCAACCCACAAAAATATGGTATCTAAATATGTTCCTCGCTTAAGATCCTTCCAAATTGaggataattaatttttactatttgatGGTTGCAGGATTTAGTAACTCTGATTCGCCATGCTGTACCTTGGGGAGAATTAGGCCGTCCCTTACATGTTTACCTGTGTCATCACTGTGCAAAGACAGAAGCAAGTATGTGTTTTGGGATGAATACCACCCATCAGATAGTGCTAATGAGTTGATAGCTAATGAGCTTATCAAGAAGTTCGGATTTCTGCCCGATGCTCCATCTCCTGCACCTGCCTTCGGTCCATCCTCAGAGACAGATGGATAACCTATTTCACTAATAAAGCTACAAATAAATGAGGAGAGCAGCTTCATTGCATTCTTCCTTTGTTAGCTGAATCAACTTCTACTAAAGTTTGGTTAATGCTTTTGCAATTGTTCCTTCGGAAATGAATAATGGATGACAATTTCGCTTTTTCAAGTTTAATCATgtgaatttgtcatttcagcaatcttgggtgggaaatagttttgCGGCCTTCGAAAATATCTATATTCGTCAACCATTCAGGTTCGGGCATTGCATCTCAATgtatcaaataagaaaaaatcataaagCAACACGTAAAAAGGCAAATCTCCATTAGCTTCTTGCATTAGAAATTGTACTAAATTAAtccataataattttatctagaTCTgattaaaactttatatttttatattcaaacaaaagTCGGTATCGAATTCTCTTTTAAGATGAATCACAACAGTGGGTTTCCCAATGAACACCTCTTTTTGGTATGAACTTTATTGCCCATGGCTGCTACCTTGTCCATTTGGTTTGATCGGAATGAGCCACTTTTGCACTTTGCTTTTTAATgtgcatttttttaattgcaCAAAAAATCCAAACAACCACAACATATTTTAATCAAAGCTTCCCAGGAAGTGAATTTTTAAGTATGAAAACACGGATTCGAGACCCACcgataacatataatttataagatatttGATATGTTCGATGAATAACTTGAATGATAAAGGTGGTTTGCTCAAACAAGAAAGCATTAGTTTGAAATCCATTGATGATATATCACATTATATCCgatattttacttatttgatacaatcaattcaattttgaaagagTTGTTTAACTCAAGTGAAAGTTCTTATAGTTTATCAACCATACTGAAATTTTacgattttttaatttgacCACGTTACAGTTCTAGGGACAGAAGTATCCAGAGAACTGTGTGCGATTGGCCTTGAATGCATAACACCTCATAATCCACTTTCTCTCCACCAAGCTGAAAGTAAAAATGGTTTGCCTCCACTTTCTCTCCACCAAGCTGAAAGTAAAAATGGTTTGCATATTTAcgtatggtttttttttttttttttgtgagtgGGTTTGTCTAACCAACATCTGTATTATAAACAATTCAGATTACCTGCATTGGAGTGCTTTCTCTGAACTTTGGATAAGCATTTTTAAGGTCTTGCTGCAATTTGCTTTTTAGCACAAATTTGAGCAAAGCTTATTGCAAAGACAAGCAAATTCGACAGTAAAGGTTGCATGGATTATGTTTATGGTGGATCCAAAACCGATTCCGGGAAATAAATTCAGATTCAGAACTACTGCTAGCTGCCAAGTACCAATCCATGTTTCCTTCGTTAATTCCTGTTAAGGATGTATGATGGAATAAAGAAGCATAATTGTAGCAAGAGAACAATGCCTCATGCGTTGGCATCAAACATACATCATAGTTACTGGTATTTAGACTCATACATAAAGATCAGGACAACATATTGCTTACAATATTGCATTGAAATCCACTCCAATTACTTCCTACttcaagtatttttttcataattctaCTTCTCCACCGTTCAGAGAAGAAAGGGAATAAAGAACTTCCTAAACAACTAAAATCCTACTTAGGTTTTTTTATCTACTACTTAAATTACTAATTAACTAGAGTAGCTCATGACTTAACAATCAACGCAGCCTTTCCCCATTGGTGGTCTTGGAGTGTGGCGGTTGTTGGCTCCTGATCCTGGATAGTCATTCAGCTCCACATCCATCCTTCCAATGATAGTAACCTGttatcaaaacaaagaaaatccATAAACAAACAGATGTGAAACACTAAAACTTTGACAGAAGATATTGAAGATAAAAAGTACCCTGGTGGTTTCCACCGGAAGTTGATCTACTTGAGATTTATGCATTAAGTTTCCAGTTCCTGCAAATACCAAAATGTTAGGTGAAGAAAATACAAGACGGTGAAGTATTGGGAGTGATGAAAAGCAGATGAATTACTTGTAACTGGGACTGCATCCAAggataaaagaagagaaaacaccAATGAAGTTCCAAGAAGTAGACGAAAGAGAGAGCCTGCAGCCATTTCTGAAACAATATTGTTTACTTCCCTGAATGCTGCTGTGTCTCATAAAGCAACTAGAAGCGTCAATTTATACATCTACATAAGAGATTTTTCTGGAAGTTGACGATGTTGGAATAGAAAGAATTAAATGATATTCACCACAAATTGTGTGTGGAGATACAGATATGGCTATGGAAAACCAGCAGGCAACAGTAAAGTTGGTAATGAAGTTGGGTTAGTGGGGGGATgccatcaaaattttaatttaagctGGATTTGTGAAGAAAGATGGAGCACACTATCCAAGTGGAAGATGACACAAGGATGATGGCGAGGCTACATTTCTTCTGCAGCACTAATTTAAGTCAATCCCCTAGTGGACATTATTATTGCCCCTTCCATCACCATTTTCAATGAATTCACATTCACATTCATTTCCTGGAATCttcttaaatttgtttttgatcTTCTTATAATTATGTTTGCTAGAAAGATATGCGACATGACAATTGAGGAATATCAAAAACACAACTATGATTTGGTTGACTGGGATTTGTTTGTCCAAGGGAAAGTAagaattaatttaaactcataaaaATGCTCATCTTGTGCCTTCATTTCAAGGGCAAGTGGAAATTAAACTCATTAAAATGTAAAGCCACTAAGATTTTGTTGCTTCGATTTAGTGGAAAGGGGAGCAATTTAAATTGGGTTCTGAATCTAAATAATGGCAAGTAAATGTGGTAGAAATTTTTTCACGATGgctcatatataaatatttaaacaaaataatattttaatattttttattatatcccattaaatataataattatttttattaaatataataatggaaatctaataatttattaaatcccatcaaatttttaataattttttttaaataataaaaattatacgaACTAATTGCGCCATCAAAGCAGAGACAGACAAATTTAATCCAACCTTGTGATCATAGGTTACAAATTGAAGAAATGACATGACGGACGGGGGAAGTAAAATCAGTGTGCAAAGCACGTTGATGTTCCTCTGTTCTTGTCAATGGCAAAAGACATTTgacttgattttttatttttaatcagaAATTTATCAGTTGTTATTATAgtgatgaatttaaaatattataattatatttataattattatattaaataaattaaaattttataaatataatagagatttaaatttttatttttattttataaattttactaataaaaaatatctaagtTTCAGTTTGACAATCACAGTGCAagagtattatattataatttctatGAAAAATCCAGCAATGGAATGATGATGCGCTGACCATAACCATAACCATTCATCTTGTccaagaaatttatttttatgaattaatatttaagtgGTCTTATTGAAAGAAATAGTGGGATTAGGCAGCAAAGGCTTGGAGGATTGGGTGATCAAGTTAAGTTCCATCATTTTGTGATTAAAGCTGGTAACACTCAACATTTGTTAAAAGGATGTGGACtatttgtaaaaattaaaagcacaaaacgccaatattctttattttacaAATCACTTTACGCAACTATTTATTTTTCCGCTCAAGATTTAATCTATCGTGaaactcttatatattaaattttgaaaattcaatatccATCCATCAATCAATACTGGTAGAAAAATtcgttagttttaaaaatataattattatttaacttataatattaataaaataaaattttatttcatttttctttcttaattttgaaaattaataatatctcTTGCTTAGTTTTACCTTTCCCCctctagggttttattttttcctacAATTTTTGATGACCTTCTTCATCTTTGACCTCTTTCGTTAGTCTAGTTCCTTTTTTTCCAGCACTCTCTCCCCTGCCTAATGTTCTCTGCTAAAAATGAGATTCGAATCAATTCCCAATAGAGGTGCATCTAGTGTGAGAGAGAAAGAGGCAAGTCTCTTTGTGCTTATCCATCCTgcacaacaacaacaaatgcacgaCTACAAAGATAATTCAAATTGTGTCTTTGTTGTGCCCATCTAACCAATCTTTCAAGATCCAACACAAGAGACTTGCAAGGCATGTAAAACTTAGGGGACAGATCGAAATTACTATataagggttttattttttgaaaattgtttagttttgaaaataattgtgCCTTGTCGATTTTCGCTCATTTTTGGCAAAGAGCATTAGGAGGGCAGAAAgcattgaagaaaaagaaactagGTTGAAGAAGCCAACTAAAGGCAAAGAAGGTCATCGAAAATTGTAGGAAAAAAAAACCGTAGtaggaaaaaagataaattttcaaaactaaggtgaataaataagataaaattttatttttaatattataagttaaatgacaattatactcttaaaactaatagattttcgatgaatgagtatttggattttttaaatttagcaaataagaatttgacaaaaaactaaactttgagTGAGAATACATCTTTTGGCCTAAACTTATTGGGTACTAAATACATTAATTTTCGTCCTTCTAAAATCTTAATAATTCTAGATGGAAAACTTTGATAACTTAACTACAAATACTAAATTTGTGATTCTACACTTTGCACCTTCTTTGGGTCACGTCCAGCTAGAGACATGCACATAATAGGCCCATTTCTTAATTGGATATTGGGAGACAAATAATATTTGTAAagaatcattttaaaatttttttttcaccaatCTCATCTATCAAATTTCCCCTAATATGGTCAGGGCTAAGCACCGAgaatgaacaaaaaataatctAAGTAATATGACAGTAAGCTAATCCTGACTTGTAAGTCTGTCTGGACTCACTATGATTTTGTCACGCAATTCAAGTACTATTTGATGttagattataaatatatttcctAATACAATATTAATTCCTTATATATGGTAAATTTGTCACGCAACTCAAGTATGAGAGGATGGATTAGGAATACACTttctaattgaatattaattccTTATATGTGGTAAATCCTTGTTTCTTAAGATTACTTCACTTAGAATCAGCAAGATTTATTTACTAAAAGACTTTGGGTTCCTCCAAGTTTTTTGTATGTATTGTGTTAAGAGATTTTAATAGTTCTGATGTAGAGGGAATGGATCCCTATATGCATGCGCTGCATGATGTCTTCGAAGAGAATTAATGCAGGTCAAAGAAGCCTTGGAAAATATCACTCAAGTTATCTTAAATGATGAGCAACAACAGGCACAAAGCGCAAGATGGGTTCACTAAGCTTTCGGATATGTCAATTTATTatagggccaaaggactatttccaacccaagttttggtgaaaagATAACTATGtattcaaaaagttaaaaaactcaaatacccacttataGTTTAGTCTATTGCCATATCCTCGAGATTTTTTTGTTAAGGTTAAGagttaaatcattattttattaataatattaaaataattaaaattatatcttatttctcttttaaaattaaagtttaaaaaatttacctttCTCCTCTAGGGTTTGATATCCCAAAATTCGGCTACTTCCTCCAACAAGTAGTGGCTCTCCCCTAAAATTTAGCCAAAACCTTTGTTTGAATGACGAAGGCATTTAATGAAAGACAACGTTTCATCGTCCAAATCTAGaacataatcatatataaaatagtcaTATTTCATTCTAAAACATTGATAGCTTCTTATGTATAGTGAATCATCGGCAATGTTCTTAAGTTAGATTTATCTAACATGATGTCACAAGATTCTTTAGCTATCTATAAataattaggccaaatgactatttcttatCCTAGGTGTgatgaaacaaaagaatatcattcattaagttttaaaaaatcaattttttactcatttgttaactttttacaaaattattgaaaaaaaaaaaaactctcaagcTAATTACACTTtactctaaaaattttattaaataattttattttaattttaattaaataataaaaaattatcaatacaaatataataagggGTGTCAATaacatgtaattatatatttgagagaaaattttaattttaaatattagtggtgttactaaaatttttaggtGGGGTCTTGGATAATTAAGAAAAGTTTAggggtatttttaaaatttttatatactcctcgatagttttaaaattgataattataccactaaaatacataataaataaggatataaatattatattacaaacgATTGAgactatattatattttcaaaatatatgaatgaatataataattttctaaattagattgggaaaatatatatgtcaaatgactatttcccacctaagttttaatgtaaaaacaaatatacacTGTATGGTtcaaaaaacccaaatatctaTCCATGagcaaatttttattaaaaatcttagttaaaattaagggtaaaatcattatttaataaaaaatttaaaaaattaaagttttatcacattttactcctcaggtttaaaaactcacaattcccctcacccaaagtttccaagttttaaaaaataaccatttcACTCCTCAAATCCCTAAGTTTCTTTCTCCCCCACTAGCGATCATCTCCGGTAATGACAACCTCTGAAAATAAGACAAAAGAGCTGATGCCATCTTCGATGAAGAGATCACATATGTTCGTCTCCAACGAAGAGATCTAATCTCTTTGTTGGAGATGGTTTTGGGTGCAACAGTAGACGGTTTAGGTGGAAAGAGGAGGTCGTAGGCACCAGAGATGGTCACTAGAAAGGTAAAGAAAAAATCCTTAGGTTTGGGGAggatgtgacttttcaaaattaaaaaactttaagtatgagtaaagttgttagtttttaaaacttaagaggaaaatataatgaattttatattttttaatattactaataaaataataattttaccctatCTCTGATATACTATTCTAACAGTAGTTAGACCATAGatagaattttgagtttttcaaactttattaaTGTAACTTTgagaatacattaaaatttagatagaaataagtcctttggccaaatttatatttagccttaataagtttttaaaaaataatattaacatcctataatacatttttattataatattttaaaaaaatgatataactatcctttaatatttaaaattaacaattaaacttaatagatagataaaaaaattcagtttttcaaatttaaaagaaaaatcaagtcATCGAACcatgggtggaaaatagtcatttggccaaataactaataaataaatatagttttgaaAATGGCAAAACATTCAGAGTTGAGAggataaattttaatccaagCGCTATCGATCAATTGGTGTAGTATGATTGTATGGCCACAAATTGAAGAAACGAGTTGACAAGGGGAGCAAAACCACTGTGCAAAGCACGTTGATTTTCCTCTTGATGGAAAAAGAGATTTGACTTGATTTTTCTATGCGAAAAATCTAGGTTTCACACTGGAGAGGATTaggtaaatattattttgataatatatttttattaataaaattactttatttaatttataattttatattattaataataatatagtaaataatataaaaaataattttattattatatttattttaaatatttaaaaattattacgaTAATCTcgattttgttattatatattatataaaatccaCCAAAATGTCATGATGAGAGGCTGACGAGAACCATAACCATTCATCTTgtcgaataattttttatgaattgcTACTTACTTTTTAAGTGGTCCTATTCAAAGAAATAGTGGCATTAGGCAGCGAAAGCTTGGAAAATTTCCGTCACTTCATGATTATTAATGCTAGTAACTCTCAACTTTGTAAAACATTTGTCAAAAGGATGTGGAACTTGTTGAAAAGCACAAAACGCCAATATTATTTCTTCTTGTCTTCGTCAACACACAGCTATTCACTCATCACTTATCATTTCATTCTATGCACGTTTATTCACtcataactttatatatatatatatatatggggtaatacaattattattacaCGGCACAATTGTAGGATCACAAacattaatgattttattttaatttttatcaaacaaaatagATCATGAAACGTTGTAATTCATATATTAAGGATTAAGACAAAACTATTTGTatcattttgttataaaaaatggaTGCAAAGTAGATTGTTTATGGATCTTTAagtaaacaattttttctaagtttcaaaaaaaaaaatgcaatatgAAAAAAGgtgtcaaaaatatattatgtatcTAAGAAAAGGAgacttaacattttcttttatatttcttattataaGGTTAATTGAGCTCTCATATTAAAAGTTCAACAACCTCTATTAACTcacatttataatttaaattaataatcacaatatgaaatatattgatctttttctaaataattatatcaaacccataaaataaatttttttagactaTATATTCATccgattttttattaaataattaaaaattttaattaatatatgtggcattatttcaacaaaatatacacacacatttgaaatttatattgtttattgaaaatattgtgAACTTTCAATGACTCTCGGAGAGTTTTGATAGGAGGAAAAAGAGTGCTTAAGAGTGACAGAGATACATAAATATGATTCAAACAATTGAAAAaggaatattttaaaattagaattggataataaatacattaatttcggtccttttaaaatcttaataattCCTAAAGGGAAAACTTTGATAAATGCTGAATTTGTGATCATACATTTTGTTGGGTCAAGTCCAGCTAGAGACATGCACATAATAGGCCCATTTCTTAATTGGACTTGGGGagacaaataatatttttaaagaatcaTTTTAAACGATATTTAAACCAACCTCATCTACCAATTTCTGATAGAATATTAATTCCTTACATGTGGTAAGTCCTTGTCTCTTAAGATTATATCTCTTAGAAATATGAAGATTTATTTACTAAAAGACTTTAGGTTCCTCCTCCAAGTCTTAGGATTAGAATACCacaaattgataatatattaggtCTTTTGCATGGATTGTATTAAGAGATTGAGCAATAATGTTGagtgtacttattttttaaacacaatttgaatacacagataatatgtcgttatgtaattaggtattactttatttttaatttaaaatcattcaatcagatgataatatattatctatgtacataaattgtatataaaaaatatgtacgcataattttattgtaagagatttgagtaatgttatgtccAAACTATAGATCcctaatattatatatagtttttgtgCTGCTAAAGAGAATTTTTTAAGCGTTGTGCTTGGTGCATATAGCAATATACATTCAAAGGACAAATGACATAAGGTTCCACCAAAATTTGAGAGCCGAAGATTCA
Above is a genomic segment from Mangifera indica cultivar Alphonso chromosome 3, CATAS_Mindica_2.1, whole genome shotgun sequence containing:
- the LOC123212534 gene encoding GDSL esterase/lipase At1g74460-like, which translates into the protein MKLAVTLMILIATLLGVAIDGYHCKVVQFIFGDSLSDTGNNRYLSRSLANANLPWYGIDFGNGLPNGRFTNGRTVADIIGDMTGTPRAPAFMDPSLTEDIILENGVNYASGGAGILNETGGYFIQRLPLYKQIELFQGTQELIRSKIGNQETEKFFQEARYVVALGSNDFINNYLTGVNGDSWNYNDRSFVNYLMETLETQLKILHKLGARQLMVFGLGPMGCIPLQRVLTTDGSCQEKTNKLAISFNQAASKLLDNLSTKLVNASFKFGDAYDVVNDVITNPQKYGFSNSDSPCCTLGRIRPSLTCLPVSSLCKDRSKYVFWDEYHPSDSANELIANELIKKFGFLPDAPSPAPAFGPSSETDG
- the LOC123210997 gene encoding uncharacterized protein LOC123210997; this translates as MAAGSLFRLLLGTSLVFSLLLSLDAVPVTRTGNLMHKSQVDQLPVETTRVTIIGRMDVELNDYPGSGANNRHTPRPPMGKGCVDC